In the Desulfosporosinus acidiphilus SJ4 genome, AGCACCATAAAGCTTTTAAAAATGTAAATACTATCATTGTACGGAAAAAGATAAGAGGGAGGAGATTTATATATGAGTCGTCGCAATAGAGATGCCGGTATTTTACCCCAATCGGTTTTAGAACAGTTCAAATGGGAAGTCGCCGATGAATTGGGACTTAGTGCTAAAATCCAATCTCAAGGCTGGGAAAACATGACTTCTCGTGAATGTGGACATGTTGGCGGTAGAATCGGCGGAAGTATGGTTAAAACAATGATCCGACGAGCAAAAGAATCTCTGAACACCCCCGTCTGAGAACCGTATTAGTGCTAAAGGAGTACAGATTAAATCTGTACTCCTTTACTTTGTCTTGACAAGTAATTCCTTCCATATGGACAAACAGTCGAAATCCGTTAAATCGCTGTGAACAGGGGTTATAGACACATAATCTTCCTGTATTGCCCTTAAATCCGTGTCATCTTCGTAATCCTGCATCATACTACCGCTTTGCCAAAAATACACTCTGCCTCTAGGATCTGTGCGTTTTTCAAAAATATTTTCGTAAACGGCTTTACCCAGCCTTGTTACTTTTAGACCGCCCCACTCCTCACGGGGTTTTCCGGGGATGTTTAAATTTAGCAAACCATGATGCTCCAGTTTGAGGAAACGATCTAAGTTCTCCACAAGGTAATTCGCTGCAGGTTTAAATTCCTTATATTCGAAACTAGCCAGCGACACAGCGATAGAAGGTATTCCCAGTAAAACTCCTTCCATAGCCGCAGATACAGTCCCGGAATAGAAAATATCCGTCCCTAAATTTGAGCCTTGATTAATCCCAGAAATCAAAAGATCCGGCTTAGGAATTAGTTCACCTTGGACAGCAAGTTTCACACAGTCAGAGGGAGTACCGCTGATAGCAAAGCCTTTAATGGGATCTCTGAGTGGATACTCTGTCACAAACAAGGGATTAAATAAGGTAATCGAATGGCCTGTTGCTGAACGCTGACCTTCCGGAGCAACAA is a window encoding:
- the surE gene encoding 5'/3'-nucleotidase SurE — translated: MHILLTNDDGYFAPGLQTLYEVLSECTDHDVSIVAPEGQRSATGHSITLFNPLFVTEYPLRDPIKGFAISGTPSDCVKLAVQGELIPKPDLLISGINQGSNLGTDIFYSGTVSAAMEGVLLGIPSIAVSLASFEYKEFKPAANYLVENLDRFLKLEHHGLLNLNIPGKPREEWGGLKVTRLGKAVYENIFEKRTDPRGRVYFWQSGSMMQDYEDDTDLRAIQEDYVSITPVHSDLTDFDCLSIWKELLVKTK
- a CDS encoding alpha/beta-type small acid-soluble spore protein translates to MSRRNRDAGILPQSVLEQFKWEVADELGLSAKIQSQGWENMTSRECGHVGGRIGGSMVKTMIRRAKESLNTPV